Below is a genomic region from Osmerus mordax isolate fOsmMor3 chromosome 22, fOsmMor3.pri, whole genome shotgun sequence.
agacagacaggtagataagcaggcaaacagacacaaGTGGATGGTTCTAGAAACATCATAATATTGTTTCAGGATTACACTGTAATGGGAGCAAAAGCCTCCCAGGAGAAACCCAGGCCTTTCGTAACAAGTCTGTCAGCACATCTCCGGGGGCAACAGGAGATGTCTCTCCCAGCAGTCTTGCACAGAAGCCTCTCTTTGTCCAAAACAAATGTGATTGCATCAACGCAATCACATTCACAGTCATCAAAAAGAACCCCTGAGGTGTCTCATTTGTGTTATGCTTTAGAAACTTGAAATATTTACAGATACAATTACATAAATAATGTATACACTGGAGGAGAGCTGAGAGAAAGACTACTGTGCTGCAATGTACAGCACAGTGTACAGATGAGTAATTGTgctaaatgtgtgtatttgtccaaAAATACTGTATTCGAAGATATTTCGACAATGTATTTAAAGATAACGCGTAGCCTCgcaatatgtaggcctatttaacTGGCTGAAATGAGGCAAACAACAAGGTGGTGTGGATGTCACCATCTAACCAACAAACAGTTCCGTATTCCCACCAGATAAGATAATTACGACCTACAGTCGACTGTACAGCAACAAGCTGACTGCTTAAACATAGATTAAAATCGTGTCCTGTGAGGGTTTCCTTTTCCAAAATGGAAATAACTGTCAAAGGCCTATTATATTTCGCCAACCCCAATGTTTCAAAATAAACAGTAAAGATATCAAGGCTAGCCTGTGTTGACATCGCCACAGGTGACAATGCACAACAGAATGTCATTAATGTCACATAATGCAAATTCAGCAAAGCGGAATACCGCAGCATTGTTGAAGTCCAAACTACACCTCAATGCATTGGCCCTATGCAATATTTCTATAGGATTGATCTTGTCAACTGCAGTAGACCGATGCAGGTGCTGCGCAGCCAAAACAACAATAATGGTTTGACAATCCTATAGCCTACGGATAAGGAAAATTTAAAAACTCAAATTAGGCTGCATAACCTTTCGTGTCGTTTGTGCGTGGGGAGAGTTCATATGAGCACCGCAGATTTCCGCTGCATCGGTTTGATGATGAAGTTGGTTTTACGCCATTCCCGTTGGCAATGTAGGCTAAATAGGCAATGAAACAGGCTACACCATTTAAGATGAAAAGGGCCAATTAACTTACTGTTATAACCACGGTGTCCTCTTCTTTAAATTTAGGAATGTACTTATCTCCTCTTGTAATTTCGGATTCATTTAATGGCCTAAATCGGCACAATACTTTGATACCGCATTCGGCTGCGTCCGCCATGTCTGTCTTTGCGGATAAGCAAAAGCCACAGCAAAAAACTTAAAGCCGACCTAGTCTGCCAATTCTGCTAGTGTTTATCTGTTGAATAGCGTCAGATAAAACGTCCTTCATCGATGCACCTCTCGCCTTCTGGGCAGAGGCATGGGCAGATCATCTGCAGTTGTCCATTAGGCTACGTTATAGAGGTAAAATAAAAGCCTCCGTCTAAAATCTGGCAGTAGATATCAAGTCTGTATTGAAGGGAGCGGCTTAagatgtccattcagaagcctacATAAGGTGCCCCGAGTTCAGAAACCGCATCATCCTGATCTTGCGCGCGTTCACCGCCCTGCATCAGCACCACTCTTGTATCACTCCCTCCGCCTCTTGGGCTGGTCATCACTATAAACTCTCAACCTTTGCGCAGTTGAATACAAGAGTTGAATTCAAAACGTTAGACTATTAACAATTGAAATAGAACTTTAATAACCATTTTTACCAACAGAGAATTGGCTTATTATGTGCAAACTGTTTAATAATGTGCCCAAGACTATGTTTATTGCTACCCATTTAATCAGGCCAGTGCTAGCTGGTACTAATTTGTGTATTTTATGCTGCAATAGAGCCATCTGCTGTCTCATCATTCACCCCAGttcatggtgtgtatgtgctgtcCCAACAGCCTTGAGGAGCAAGAGTTCTGTATGAGAACCGTGAGCTTGTCTTCCAGTCTGTCCCATTTATAGAACacattacaaaaataaataaatatgataaataTGGAGCCTACACATGAACCCATACGGTTTACAGCACAGCATACATTCTAATTTGATGATTTTGAAGGACTActgggaaaatgtgtcaaaaCATAGCATACGTGTGAGACTTGTTTCTTGTGATTTTTCACTTCACCACTAGAGGTGAGCATTGAATTAATAAAGGAAAAACACAAATCAGCAAAGAAACCAAAGAAAATGTTCTAAGCTGTCAAAAAAATCAAATTTGACATCAAGTTTTCAAGTAAGAGTGACCAGTTTTTAATATCTTAAACATCTGTGCAACATTGTTCAAATGTTACATCACTGCATGACCTGTAATGTTCACAATATTTACAAAAACATCTGGTTACACAAATCATAAAAATCCAAACAATTAGAAATTATGGACTCCAATAAACTATTACTAACACACACCAACGCAACAAGTGAGATCAAGTGCACATCATACTTCACAAAGTCTATTTTTGTAAAGTATATATTAGTGAGAAAATATATACTTAATTACAAGTTGAATACAACCCTGACAACAACATTTTTGTAAAACAAAGTTCAAAGAGCAAGCAAAGGTAATGGAACACAAGGTAAAACAATAACCTCACTGGCATATCCAAAATAAAACTAACTGCacatactcgcacacacacgcacaatctcAGTGAAAATAAAATGAAGACTACACTGATCAtttgaagaaggaaaaaaaaatcattttttgtTGCTGACCTGCGTGTGAATACTTTCAactgagaaaaacaaacaaaacaattaacACCGGGACGTTACTGGGTCTTAGTGTTACAAGGTCAGAATGGACTTTACCAAAAGAACACGTGTTCTCTTGACTGCAGACATCCCCATTTAAAAAATCTTGATTAGGCAAGGTATCATCTTGAAAACAAAAAAGTGGGAAACGCTTCTTGCTTGAAGTTACAGTAGTTTGAGAAAACAACGTAAGAAAGTGTATTCTGCATCAAAACAACTGTGAACGAGCCCATCATTGGATGGAAACCCTCTGAAATGCGTAACCCTTGTCTACTTTGTATTGCACTTGACAAGTGTGTAGTGAATGAAATGCTCTGTAACTACAGAAAAACACATATTACAGTAGCTAGACTGATTGCACAATCATGTACAACCTCTATTCCACTGTAGTTTTGTGATAACCTCATGTCATATTAGTATCTTTGCTTCCACTTAACACTAACAGAACACTGAAAGCCAAGGTCTCTAGGGGCAGGTAAGAATTTCTTCATGATGCACAATCGTTAATTTCAACAAATCCACAGATGTTTTAACTATCCTAACTAACTGTCTGAAATAGTGTTATAATATTGTCATAATTAACCATACAGTTTCTGAAGCTGACGTCTGTCTGCATTCTTGGACCGTCATGGACTGGACTTACATGTCCAGGCAAGATATCAATACTCTATTTAAATACTAAACGTTCTGCAAGGAACCAATAAGCTATCAGTTGTGGCCATTTTAGCAATCTTCTGCTGCAACAATTAGCTAGCAGATCTGTAAAAACAAGGTCATGTGTTAAAAAGCAGACTTTTAAATAAAGGAATATTGATGTTAACTGCTAACAGAACACTGTACAAAGATTATTCCCGTGTAAAAAACGCAGACACATATAAGGCTTGAGCTTTTAACTCTTGGTAGTATTATTGCCATCTAGCATATTGTAAAGCTTACAAATAAATATGAAATACTGTACATGAATAAGTTATAacattaaacaaacaaaaataaaaacattttaaggCCCCCAATTGAGAAATTATTTCACCATTTCTGAAAACATAGGCAgttagtgtttttttttcttcacaatcTAGGCTTAGGTCGCATACTATATTGTACAGTACTCTTCAGGATGGTTACTCTATCTTCAGGAGAACTGGCaagacaataataataattgaaaATCATAAGAAGGATGAACACAAAATCATATTGCAACAGCTGAATGGTCTTCGACTCCAATGTAGCCTGCAGTTGGGTGAGTTGAGTTAGAAGCACAGACACGTTCGGCTGGTAAAGTTCATTCTGTTTGAACATAAACGAACGCTTACTTGTGTTGAGTGGCTGTCATTTTTCAAGGGGTAACATCATGCCAGTTCACCTGCTGTTTGATACAAAAACAGCAGGTATAATCATAATTGTATAAAAGCTTTACCCTATGCATACAGTCTCAGTGACTGTGTACCGAATAAAAACCAAGACATTGGTACacctctgttttgttttgtacaataaaagATAAAATGTGCATTAAGTACGCTTGTACATGACATTATTGTACAATATTTACAAACTTTCTTAATATCATGAAATTTCCGTTTTATCTATATACATATTGAAAATGTATCAGAAATATTTGGACTGTCTATTTTCTTAAatgtaagattttttttttcattttgtttaaTATCTTATTCTAACAAAAAATAGTTATTCAGCGAGCTGTAGACAAATTGCAATCGTTGCTTACAGTTTCAAAACTGTATTTGTGATTGGCTTTTCCAGCACCTTCAAAGTCAGTCAGGGAATAAATGGAACAAGAATGTACCACTATCCATATTGTAGCACCTGGTAGGGTTCAAACGGCACAAGGCTTGGTGAACGTTGTTCCAAGGCTGAGTATAGTTCTTAGAACCATGCATTCAATGTTATCTGGAGATCTTTCTTCTCTTGGGCTTGGGCAGcttcacctgcttttctctcgAAGGTAACTGATGAACCTGTTAACAGAGGATTTCTACCATTAGGTCATATTCCATAAAGTGCGCCATACATTTCCCTTCAGCAGCTCAAGAGTATGCATCTGAGAGGCATGCAATCGATGTAGCTTGAGAAACCAGTTTTTCCTTTTGTTGCTAAATGTCAATAGTAATAGTAACAGTAAATGCTATCACTCTAATGCTATCTCCCAGAGCCAGGCCTCCCTCTCAGATGTGGCCTGATGAGATGTGCGCCGGCAGGGCCGCGGGCACAGGTTGAGGGGTGCTGCGGTGTGTTTATGTAACCCTCTGACTGGCAACTCCCTGCTGACACAAAGACAGGCCCTCTGGCTGTCTCTGCTCAGCTTAGCTGGTGGGGAAGTGCACACACTGaaaatatatagagagagagcgagatagagagagagaggggggggggagcagagcaggagggggggggggatacaagGGTTGGGAAAAGGAGagtaaaagaagagagagagaggtttggagagagagagacgttctCACCGTGCCCGACATCTTGTCCAGCTCACTCATGGCCTCGTGTATAGCAGCTTCTAAGTGATTATTCAACTTCCCAGCTCtggtggaaaaaaaacaagcaatgtcacaacaGACGACACACAGGTCATTGGACACTTTACAACCCTCTATTcttaatttaagatccgtatatgtttattgtctgcaccttcctgccacagtaaattccgtgtttgtgtaacatacatggcgaataaaccgaattctgattctgattataatGCGAAAATTCTAGCTGGAAGAATTCTATAGGCTTAGAAGACTATCACTTAACAAATCCACAACTTCCTCCAtgcagacgagaggagaggagatggagagttcTAGGAGGAAGTGAGGGTTCCTAAGGTGAGGAAAAAGGATGAACAAGCGCTGGTTTTTAATCTCCAGCAGTGACTGTGGTTAACTTTTcgagctgggggtgggggggggctaagGGTGGGTTGGCAGGGCAGCTGCTGTGtagtcacacacagagcacaagcCAGGTGAGCCTGCGGTCAGTGCTATTCACCTCACCCTAGCAACCAGACTGGAGCTGGTCTGGATGGGGACTACTGAGGGGATTACATTATTCTTTTTaccacagcatacacacaagAGTATCCTGTTTCTGTACGCTGATGCTTGTCCTTATAAGAGCTGGATGTCAAGGCAGGAGAAGAAAACACCAAGGATTTTAGTATTCGTTTGATGGCAGCTTACCTTCTGTTCCGTTTCGTGGCTCTTTCAAGTGCCTCCAGGTCATGAGTGAGTGTCTTCAGTTTCTCAGGCTCCACCTGGGCGAAACAAGCAAGAGCAGAACGTCAGCCTCAACATCATCACACCGTTCTAGTGTTTCTTCCTTCACTAGCCAGACGCAAAAAGGAAAATAATCGAATATCAGTCCCTGCTGAGTGCAAACAaatcaaatactgtacatttcaaACCGCACACCATTTTCACAGACACAGCGAAGTGATTCTCCTCACTAGATTCCAGCTCACCTTGCCCTGGTCTCGGAGCTGCAAGCTGGTGTTGTGCACCTGTTCCTCCCCGGCCAGCTTGCCCGGCCAGGAGGGGAAGCCGCCCCACACCAGGTCCCTCATGTTGAAGCTCCTGGGCCGGTACTGGAGCAGCTCGGACGAGGGCGAGTCCGGGTGGCGCAGGTCCTCCTCGCTGCTCAGGCTCTTGGTGTCGGAGGGGCTGGGCGTGCAGCCGTTGAAGTGGCCGTTGTAGTGGCCGTACTCCTTGGCCAGGGGGCCCtccaggctggtggaggagctgggagactgGTCGTCCCCCGTCAGCTCCTGCCTGTGGGGCCCCAGGCTGTCTCCGTAGCTTCTCACGGAGAAGGGGGCCCCGCCGTTCATGTGGGCGCAGCGCTCCACCATCTGCTCCAGGCGCTCCTTGTAGTTGATGGTGGGCGTCCTGCAGGCGTTGAAGCGGAAGCCGTCGTCCAGGAGGGGGGGGCCGTGGTCTTGGGAGCCATCAGCCGGACACGGGGGAGCGGGGGCCAGGCTGCCCGGACGCTCCATGCAGGGGCTGCTCCTCACCTGGGTGGAGCACTCCAGGaactcttcccccccccaggaggcGCTGTGGCCGTCCAGGCCCGAGtgagcctccccctcccactgtcCTCTGGGGGTGCCGCAGCCCGGGGATCGGAAATAGTCATGGGCTTCTGGCCCTTCACCGGTGCTCTTGCCCTGCTCTGGGTTGTTCTGGGGCAGGCTTGGCCTGGCCTGCCTGGGTCTGTGCTGCTGGCTCAGGGCTGCCTCTGCCTCCTGGTGGCCCCTGTGCATGTGGATGGCCGCACCGGGGAGGCTGACCGGATCCCCTATGGAGGCAGTGAAGGCACTCATGGCGCTGAGGGCGGGCACGGGGCTGGTGTTTGTGGTGCCGCTCACCGTGGTGGTGATCACCACGTGCATGCCCTTGCTGGCGGCGTCCACCACCGCTCTGTAGATGGCGTCCACCGATTCGCCGCCGCCGCCACCTGCCGGTAGCCTGTCAGAGGCCGACACCCCCGGGGGCGGCCCCTCGCCTGGGCCTGGCCgctccccccgcccctcaccAAACTGCGGGTGGGAGAGCATGCCCTGCGATTCGGTAAGGGACGCCATCCCTGCCTGGGAGTTCATTTGAGTTTGGGGGACAGGAACATTGTCAGGTAAACACACCTGAAACAAACAGATTGAGCATCGAGGCTGTTGGGTCAAATCGAACGGCAAAATTGCACTTATTGAGTCAAATGAAACAGCAAAATCGATAGCTGTGGTACAGACCTGGTAGTTCTGGTAGAGACAAGCCATAgagttggaggaggagctgcagtcTGGGTAGAGGACTTCAGAGTAGGCCGGGGAGCCCTGAAACCTGGGGAGGCCCTGCAGGCTCTGGTGGTGGAGGGACTGGTGCTGGGCCTGGCCGTGGTGCTGGTACACCtggccaccaccacccccaccccccccactgtGGTGGAGCTGCAGGCTGCCCAGCTGGGGGCTGCGCATACCGCAGTTGAGGGACGTCGGGTCACCTGTTTGGGAGCGAAAGTGAACATGTCATCGAACACAATGTTTGAATGTCAACATACTCCCTGTTTTATGGTGACGTAATAAGACGTTGGCAGAATATCATGGAGTCAGAATATCCGTTTTTTGGACCATTTTTGTCACCACGGTGGAAAATGTGCGGAGAATGGCAAAGGGGAGAtaaaggggagagatggagagaggggaaatgtgtctgtgtgtttgtgtgggataCGGCCTGTGGCTGGCCACACTAGCTGGGAGGTGACTgggccagctggtgcagtgctGCAGAGTTAGAGACCTAGCTGGGCAGCTGCGTgctaagctctctctctctcctcctcttcctctctcacctcactcgTTTCCTGCACGGCCAGCAGCCGGGGATCAGCCACTGAGACCACCCGCTATGATATAGCGATGGTGGTTGCCGGGGAAGTTACTATGGTAACCGCGTGATGATTGGTGGTGCTGTCTGAGGCTTTCGGGGCAGcagcctggaggctgggggtttGAGGGACATGATTTAacaggccaggggaggaggTCAGAGCCAGGGCCTGATGctggactggctggctggtggtgTGATgcaggggacagagggagggaggggctgtgggCATGAGCTAAGGGAAACATGTGACCAAGATGGGCAGATCAGAGTCCATTTTCAGAGCGCTACAGCCATGGTTTAGCTACACTACTGGTTGTAGGTGTACCTCGCTGTTTATGAAAGTACACCTTTTGAAACGGTGGATCGATCCTAGCATTGGCATGAGGGAAATGGAACCATGTCTCCACCAAAGACATGAAGCCTGGACCAACGACGCAGAGTGAAGACTGAACTTAGCAGCACCTCTGAAGGAATAGCTTACCCACATATTTTCAATGGCGTTTAGTCTACGAAACTGAGATGTACAGACTACACGAGCCAAATACAGTCACATTCAACACTGCtggcagaaagagggagaaaaaaaaaaaaaaagtctattCAGTTATGTCAAACCACAGACACGTAGGGCCTAAAACCCTTCAAAGGCTGCTCTCCCAGCTCCATTCACGACCCACCGTTACTATAGCTACCAACTAGCTCAGAAAAGCTTTTTAGTATATCTgggctgtgttttttttccctttcctTTCTTAACGAGGGAGGCAGATCCTATTTTCGTGTTGATCTGAAACTGAGCTGGTGCATTAACAAAACGAAGACGGCACCATCGATGTGTTCTTAAGCCTGGTCTCAAAATGTAAACGGGCAACATCTCCTCTTCCACGCAAAGCATTGGGAAACCTTAAGAAAATTATATTCTTCACAAGCACTGCCAACTAACTACCCCACAGAAGACTTAGCCCCATTCCAGTGTGAAACTATTTGATTCACCCACATAAATGGGTTGAATCTGACACTGAAAGTGATTGTGAGGCTACTGTGAAGAACATAATACCCTTCTCAGTGGCCCTTACCTGGATTAGAGAGAGGCTGGCCACAGCTCCTATCGTTGCTGTTGACGGCCATAGCCGACTGGTTGGTATGACCCAGGGTGCTGTGGAGGAGGTTCTGCTGCTGGGGGTGGTGGCTTGGGTGGGACAAGGGAGGTGGGTTGATGTTGGGCTGCCCCAGAGACAAGCTGTCTGGGCCTCCGGGCCCACCAGGCCCCAGAGGGCCACAGTTCCCTAGCGATGCAGCCTGCATCTGGCTCATCATCCCTGGGAACTGGCTGTGGCCTCCTGGGTCCATGGTCTGGCAGTGCAATCCATCCCCCTGGCTGAGGAGTCTCTGCTGGGAGAGGAAACTTTGCTGCGAAACTGCTGGAGCCATGTGCCCATCGCTGTAGTGCATCTGACCTGGGCCGGCCGGCCCTGGCCGGTGGTTCCCAGCCATGTGGGAACTCTGGCAGCTCATAGACTGGAGCAGCTGGGCCATGGAAGTGTTGGGCGGTAGGCCCCCGAGCCGGGACGCCTTCCTCAGCTGTTCTGCCGGGCCGTTGGGCATGGGCCCTCCCATGGTGGGCTTGTTGAGCATGTTATAGACCATGCTGTCGTGGTTAGGGGTACTGTTGGCCTGCTTGCGCTTGCGGAGAGGGTCTCTCTGCTGGGCCATGAGCTTGTCCCGGAGAGCGGCCCTTCCGCTCTGGCCCTCAGACATGGTCAGCAGCATAGTGGAGTTGGGGGGCAGCATGGGGTTTAAAGTGCTGTGCCCCTCCGCGCTCCTAATGGCGCCCAAAGGGCCCGGATGACCACTGCCGCTGTTACCGCCCGtgttcccaccccccaccccactccccagGCCATCTGCGCCCCCCAGGCCAGCACCTCCACCACTGTTGCTGTTGCCACTCAGTTTGTTTTGATTTGCTAGCTGTGCTTTGGCTGCTGCTGACAGTAAGCTGCTCGCTGGGAAGGAGGCAGCGTTCTGCTGATTCAGTATCTGGTTGAGAGGCATCCCCAGCAGGCCTGGGTGGCCCTTCTGGGGGGCACTGGTGCCCGAGGTGGGGGGGAACATGGGATTGTGCTGGGTGCTGATGGTGTTACTCATCCCAGACAGAAGCTGGCTGGGCATGTCTTTGTACTGGTGGAGTGCGTCGGGCTtggctgaggggctggagggcatGGCAGGACGGGGGGAGCCCATGGCAGACCTGGGGGAGCGAGGAGGAACCTTCATACCACCGCCTGGAGCCTGGGGCCCCGAGGGCATGACGAAGTTGCCGTGgtcggaggaggtggaggaggaccgCGAGCGGTGGGGTGAAGCCTCCATCCTGCCCAGAGCCGGCCCTGCCATGTGCACTGGGGAggtgacaggggagggggacatggaGGCGGTGGCCTGCTGAGTCCTTTGAGAGTGGCCCATCGGCCCAGGCTTGACTGAGGGTAAAGGTAGGTTGCTGGGCAAAGGGACAATGGCAGGGGGGATGTTTACATTCATCATTGGTACCTGAGAGTGGATACTAGGTTGGAAGTTGGAGGTGTTGGAGTTTGTGGAGCTCTGACCAATGGACTTACTGGGGATGGGGTCCAAGATGCCTAAAGGGTCTTTTTCAGAGGTCATCTGCTTTTTCTGGAGGGCACAGGAAGGAGGTATCGCTGGCGGGGGCCCAGGGTGAGGGGCTGGCTGTGTTTTGTGGTGAAACGGCATACGTGGCATATCCATACTTGGAGGGAAGTTCCCTCGGGGCTTGTTCATGACTGGGCTTTTGGCAGtggcagtgggagagaggggcgtgCTAGTCCTCCCTGCCATAGCGCAGGATGGCTGGGCTGCAGGAGAGCCGTGAAGGAGCATGGTAGGTGGGGAGAGGCGAGTCCTGCTACTGCCGTGGAGGGAGCCGGGGCCTGGGCTGTGGCCTCCAGGGAAGCCACAGGGGTTGTTCCGAGGATACCCATCTGGGCTGCCCAGAGAGTCTGtcctgggagacagagagccatcCCCAAACAgctgagagctggaggagggtggaCTCAGCATGGCCCCGTAGCCCGCACGGTACGGAGACTTGGGCCCCGGCTCGCCGTTCCCAAGCCGTTGCTGCCTGGGGTATCCAGGGTAGAGATCCTGATGCTGGGAGCCGCTCATCTCTTGTGGGTAGTGCCGTTGCTGGCCCGCTGCAATCATCATTTTGAAAGGGTTCTTGCAATCAGGAACCACAGGGTTGGACAGCACCTCGTGGGGCCTATTCCTTATTGCTCGCTGTGTTGTGGAATGTGTGGAGGCCATTGCTGTTGCATCTGTAAAGCAGATAAGAAAACTGTTTTTTAAAACTGGGAATATAAATGGGATGGTTCTTCGATTTCTTACAATAACATAGCCAGCATATttgtaatgggggggggggcatcaaatGGCAGTCTAGATTAAAGAGGTGGAAAATGTGCTACATACTTGTACCTCCCCCAGGGCTGTTCAGGGTCAGAGACGGGTGTGTCTCCATACTCTTGTGTAGCGTTTCTACAGCCAGAATCTTTCTCTTGTGGATGCAGAGTTTGGTGACATCTTCATCTGCCCTCACATCCTCCGCTGTCCTCTGTTTGACCGCAGCTCCTGGATCGAAGTTAAACACctgaggacggagagagagaaaaacaaacttaAAACATTCCCATTCTGCGTTTGCATTTGaatacaacattgacattttgtCTTCAACCTTGAAAAACCTTGGCTTCCAACTCCTCCTTAGAAGACAAATAAACTGGATGCATCTGGATACCACATAAACAGCCTTCCACCCAAAGTAACTTTCCACCAACTAACAGCACCACAAGGCCTTCCCCCAGAAATGCATGTACATCCGGTCACCAGCTTACCAATAATGAAGCCCCCTCGCTGTGCTCTAAAGTCACCCTTAATCTTCGGCTGCATTTGGACTCCATTCAAGCTACAACTGACAGAAAACACCAGCTGGTGAAAGAAGCCTTACCCTTGGAAGGATAAGTGGGCACTCCAGGCCACACTTACAGGTCCCATCTGTGAGCAGGTAGTTTTTTACCTGCTCTTGGCTCGACAGCACAGATCCACTAGGGCTGCAGGTTACAGGGGAACGAGATGAAATCAAATGATTGCCGCAAGGCGGACCACAAAGACATCAGGTTATGGGCGTTCACTTACTTATATCCCTGTAAAAAGGTGGTTGAGGGGGTCTTACCTTATGTAGTGGACACCACTGGGATCCACCTTGCGCTGCCAGTTGATAGGGATCTGGACCGGGGCAGTCTTCCCTTCCAAACCCCCTCCCTCACGATCCTTTCCTCCATTCATTGCTCTGGTTTTGCACACAACACCTCAGAGGATATTACACGTCAGCCATTGTCTTCACAACACATGTCATCGTAGTCTTCCAATGGGGAGGCCTGTGTGCTGCAATTTCCCTTGCAAAGTTGGATGCTTGGCAGTACGGGCTGGATCAGGGGTGAGGCACGCTCCCTGCAAATGTTACCCTTTAAGGTCCTTCATAGCCACCCTACTAAATGGCAATAAGAGTTCCATAACTCTATCTTCCATTCAGGGCCATAGACACTGAATCCGATTCAGGAAGACCACGCAGCAACATaggtgagagatggagtgaaTCATGGGAAAAAAACACTGTGCTGGCCCATAACTGGCCAGAAACATGTCCATCGGTTTCAGAGATTCAGATTCTCTCTCTTCGTACAGATATCAATTTGACGACAAAAGTAGTTTTCCTTCAGTGACTCCACACCCCACGAGAGATGACATCTTAGTGTCGTGGTATTCCCATGGTTCCTGAGTAGAAACAAAAAAGCATTTGCGAAAAATAAGACACAGAAAGGATTGAAGTGAGATGTGATAACCATCAAGCGGTTTTAGCTACAGTTTACAATACATTAAAGGTTGCATTCAATCTAATCAATGCTCTGCTTAGCTACAAACAATAGACCAGGGCTCTTGTTTTTGAAGCCATGCAGCTGCCATAGGCTGGCCTTGAATGTGAGAGGGCTGCAGCGTCATACCCTGGCTAATCCCTGCCCCAGTGCTGACTCATAACTGTCTGTGGCTCTAGAGTCTAGATGGACAGGAGATCTCAAGCACACAAGATGTATCTGGA
It encodes:
- the LOC136966069 gene encoding methyl-CpG-binding domain protein 5-like isoform X2, producing the protein MNGGKDREGGGLEGKTAPVQIPINWQRKVDPSGVHYISPSGSVLSSQEQVKNYLLTDGTCKCGLECPLILPRVFNFDPGAAVKQRTAEDVRADEDVTKLCIHKRKILAVETLHKSMETHPSLTLNSPGGGTNATAMASTHSTTQRAIRNRPHEVLSNPVVPDCKNPFKMMIAAGQQRHYPQEMSGSQHQDLYPGYPRQQRLGNGEPGPKSPYRAGYGAMLSPPSSSSQLFGDGSLSPRTDSLGSPDGYPRNNPCGFPGGHSPGPGSLHGSSRTRLSPPTMLLHGSPAAQPSCAMAGRTSTPLSPTATAKSPVMNKPRGNFPPSMDMPRMPFHHKTQPAPHPGPPPAIPPSCALQKKQMTSEKDPLGILDPIPSKSIGQSSTNSNTSNFQPSIHSQVPMMNVNIPPAIVPLPSNLPLPSVKPGPMGHSQRTQQATASMSPSPVTSPVHMAGPALGRMEASPHRSRSSSTSSDHGNFVMPSGPQAPGGGMKVPPRSPRSAMGSPRPAMPSSPSAKPDALHQYKDMPSQLLSGMSNTISTQHNPMFPPTSGTSAPQKGHPGLLGMPLNQILNQQNAASFPASSLLSAAAKAQLANQNKLSGNSNSGGGAGLGGADGLGSGVGGGNTGGNSGSGHPGPLGAIRSAEGHSTLNPMLPPNSTMLLTMSEGQSGRAALRDKLMAQQRDPLRKRKQANSTPNHDSMVYNMLNKPTMGGPMPNGPAEQLRKASRLGGLPPNTSMAQLLQSMSCQSSHMAGNHRPGPAGPGQMHYSDGHMAPAVSQQSFLSQQRLLSQGDGLHCQTMDPGGHSQFPGMMSQMQAASLGNCGPLGPGGPGGPDSLSLGQPNINPPPLSHPSHHPQQQNLLHSTLGHTNQSAMAVNSNDRSCGQPLSNPGDPTSLNCGMRSPQLGSLQLHHSGGGGGGGGQVYQHHGQAQHQSLHHQSLQGLPRFQGSPAYSEVLYPDCSSSSNSMACLYQNYQAGMASLTESQGMLSHPQFGEGRGERPGPGEGPPPGVSASDRLPAGGGGGESVDAIYRAVVDAASKGMHVVITTTVSGTTNTSPVPALSAMSAFTASIGDPVSLPGAAIHMHRGHQEAEAALSQQHRPRQARPSLPQNNPEQGKSTGEGPEAHDYFRSPGCGTPRGQWEGEAHSGLDGHSASWGGEEFLECSTQVRSSPCMERPGSLAPAPPCPADGSQDHGPPLLDDGFRFNACRTPTINYKERLEQMVERCAHMNGGAPFSVRSYGDSLGPHRQELTGDDQSPSSSTSLEGPLAKEYGHYNGHFNGCTPSPSDTKSLSSEEDLRHPDSPSSELLQYRPRSFNMRDLVWGGFPSWPGKLAGEEQVHNTSLQLRDQGKVEPEKLKTLTHDLEALERATKRNRRAGKLNNHLEAAIHEAMSELDKMSGTVHQLPSREKQVKLPKPKRRKISR